The following are from one region of the Rhipicephalus microplus isolate Deutch F79 chromosome 1, USDA_Rmic, whole genome shotgun sequence genome:
- the LOC119185362 gene encoding profilin, whose product MSWQTYVDNQICAQVNCTVAAIAGLNDGAIWAKFEKDSNCSITQQELKTIADTMRTNPSAFNETGIHLGGQKYVCLCAENNLVRGRKGSSAFIAVATNTCLLVAATIDGFPPGVLNTVVEKLGDYLKQNNY is encoded by the exons ATGTCTTGGCAGACGTACGTCGACAACCAGATTTGTGCACAGGTCAACTGCACAGTGGCCGCAATCGCTGGCCTCAACGATGGAGCCATTTGGGCGAAATTTGAAAAGGACTCCAACTGTTCG ATCACGCAGCAGGAGCTGAAAACCATCGCCGACACGATGCGGACCAACCCTAGTGCTTTCAACGAGACCGGTATCCACCTTGGTGGCCAGAAGTACGTCTGCCTATGCGCCGAAAACAACTTGGTCCGGGGCCGAAAAGGCAGCTCGGCGTTCATCGCCGTCGCCACCAACACCT GTCTGCTGGTAGCTGCCACCATTGACGGCTTCCCCCCTGGTGTGCTCAACACTGTGGTCGAGAAACTAGGAGACTATCTGAAGCAAAATAACTATTAG
- the LOC119185350 gene encoding ATP-dependent DNA helicase Q1-like, with product MAVSSWEQELEKVEKELISTENEIVRLQTVREGLIKKRDELSVKLKQKSLDEIARTDWSKSDFPWSNRVNETLENVFHMTSFRSMQLPAINVTLSNKDCILIMPTGGGKSLCYQLPALISKGVTIVVSPLVSLMEDQVMALQAMSYPVAMLAANVSVKETNQILKAMADGEDSLKLLYVTPEKMAKSKRFMSMLEKAYQRKHFARLAIDEVHCCSQWGHDFRPDYKYLAIMKRQFPEVPILGVTATASAAIVADVQNMLDIESAVVLRAPLDRPNLVYEVLAKPSGNDEAVKMIARLILGRFENQCGIVYCFSIKETDELAHELKGYGIAVDSYHASMEPHRRSSVHTRWMHGKILVIVATIAFGMGIDKSNVRFVIHHTMSKSIENYYQESGRAGRDDQPATCLILFRFADIFRQTTSVFTEKCGRENVYTMVRYCVDVRECRRAMFLRHFGEKQQDIQCRDAICDNCQLKRSVKDIDVTVHIKNIYRILDSASDANEQLTAAKLIDAWTGKDAKKWKERGVTKTDLPRERCETIVAWALLEGYLAEKFHITPYAYISYIRTGEKKKEIDKGGRISCPFLSARSTPSEVALPASIKRPKPGKNGDAQSKRPKSETEGPSKNQELLSDHLPTSEDVVVIE from the coding sequence ATGGCTGTTTCATCGTGGGAGCAAGAACTCGAAAAAGTTGAAAAAGAGCTAATATCAACCGAGAATGAGATAGTTCGTCTTCAAACTGTACGGGAAGGCCTCATAAAGAAAAGGGATGAACTGTCTGTCAAGCTGAAACAGAAATCTCTGGACGAGATTGCACGCACTGACTGGAGCAAGTCCGATTTCCCGTGGTCAAATCGAGTGAATGAAACGCTAGAAAATGTGTTTCACATGACGAGTTTCCGGTCCATGCAACTTCCAGCCATAAACGTTACCCTTTCTAACAAAGACTGCATTCTCATAATGCCGACCGGAGGGGGAAAGAGCCTTTGCTACCAACTGCCGGCCCTCATTTCGAAAGGCGTCACCATCGTCGTGTCGCCACTAGTTTCACTTATGGAGGACCAGGTGATGGCACTGCAAGCCATGTCGTACCCAGTTGCTATGTTGGCGGCGAACGTTTCTGTGAAGGAGACTAATCAGATCTTGAAGGCTATGGCTGATGGGGAGGACAGCTTGAAACTCCTGTACGTCACACCAGAAAAGATGGCCAAAAGTAAGCGCTTCATGTCCATGCTGGAAAAAGCATACCAGAGGAAGCATTTTGCCAGGCTTGCTATAGATGAAGTGCACTGTTGCTCCCAGTGGGGCCATGACTTCAGGCCAGACTACAAGTACTTGGCCATAATGAAACGCCAATTTCCTGAAGTGCCAATTCTAGGAGTCACAGCCACTGCGTCCGCAGCCATCGTTGCCGATGTTCAGAATATGCTGGACATAGAGAGTGCTGTGGTGCTCCGTGCACCACTTGACAGGCCTAATCTTGTCTATGAGGTACTGGCAAAGCCTTCGGGGAACGATGAAGCTGTAAAGATGATTGCCAGGCTTATTCTCGGCCGCTTCGAAAATCAATGTGGCATCGTCTACTGTTTCTCCATAAAAGAGACTGATGAATTGGCTCATGAGCTGAAAGGCTATGGTATTGCTGTGGACTCTTACCACGCCAGTATGGAGCCGCATAGACGCAGCAGTGTTCATACTCGCTGGATGCATGGCAAAATCTTGGTCATCGTTGCAACCATTGCTTTTGGCATGGGAATCGATAAGTCAAATGTGCGCTTTGTCATTCACCACACAATGTCAAAATCTATTGAGAACTACTACCAAGAAAGTGGCCGTGCGGGGAGGGATGATCAACCAGCTACATGTTTGATACTTTTCCGGTTTGCCGACATATTTCGGCAGACAACATCTGTCTTCACTGAGAAGTGTGGCCGAGAAAACGTCTACACGATGGTGCGGTACTGCGTGGATGTGCGTGAGTGTCGACGTGCCATGTTCTTGAGGCACTTCGGAGAGAAGCAGCAAGACATACAGTGCCGTGATGCCATCTGTGACAACTGTCAACTGAAACGGTCAGTTAAAGATATTGATGTCACTGTGCACATTAAGAACATCTACAGAATTCTCGACTCGGCAAGTGATGCGAACGAACAGTTGACAGCAGCAAAGTTGATTGACGCCTGGACGGGCAAGGATGCCAAGAAATGGAAAGAACGAGGTGTTACAAAGACTGACCTTCCACGGGAGCGGTGTGAGACAATAGTTGCATGGGCACTGCTGGAAGGCTATCTGGCTGAAAAGTTCCACATCACCCCCTATGCTTACATAAGTTACATTCGCACtggagagaagaaaaaggaaattGACAAAGGAGGAAGAATTAGCTGCCCTTTCTTGTCAGCAAGGTCGACTCCTTCAGAAGTCGCGCTGCCAGCTTCAATAAAGCGTCCCAAGCCGGGCAAAAATGGTGATGCTCAAAGTAAACGACCGAAAAGCGAGACAGAAGGGCCTTCAAAGAACCAAGAGTTGCTCAGTGATCATTTACCAACATCCGAAGATGTGGTTGTGATTGAGTAA